A part of Saccopteryx bilineata isolate mSacBil1 chromosome 8, mSacBil1_pri_phased_curated, whole genome shotgun sequence genomic DNA contains:
- the LOC136311873 gene encoding large ribosomal subunit protein uL29-like, producing the protein MAKIKARDLRGKKKEELLKQLDDLKVELSQLRVAKVTGGAASKLSKIRVVRKSIARVLTVINQTQKKNLRKFYKGKKYKPLDLQPKKTRAMRRRLNKHEESLKTKKQQRKERLYPLRKYAVKA; encoded by the coding sequence ATGGCCAAAATTAAGGCTCGAGACCTTCGTGGCAAGAAGAAAGAGGAGCTGCTGAAACAGCTAGACGACTTGAAGGTGGAGCTGTCCCAACTGCGTGTGGCCAAAGTGACAGGCGGTGCGGCTTCCAAGCTTTCTAAAATCCGGGTTGTTCGCAAATCCATCGCCCGTGTTCTCACCGTCATTAACCAAACTCAGAAAAAGAACCTCAGGAAATTCTACAAGGGCAAGAAGTACAAGCCCCTGGATCTGCAGCCCAAGAAAACGCGGGCCATGCGCCGCCGGCTCAACAAGCACGAAGAGAGCCTGAAGACCAAGAAGCAGCAGCGCAAGGAGCGGCTGTACCCACTGCGGAAGTACGCGGTCAAGGCCTGA